One Aspergillus oryzae RIB40 DNA, chromosome 2 genomic window carries:
- a CDS encoding uncharacterized protein (predicted protein) yields MNERQWGIVMRNNDLLNGKFFEGGNTNSKIAVPTSISRARYTAFALKERSIPDYDVTFEAPKDIPGNTKKPEIKFRIPRFQICDSSRVEVFETKSAIADSMASNAFSQTTVEASVGGGAFGVSVGVKAGATTSGSSSFAQSSSKDESRMHVAYLVRSYHTYLKERGI; encoded by the exons ATGAATGAGCGGCAATGGGGAATTGTGATGCGAAACAACGACCTGCTCAACGGTAAATTCTTCGAGGGGGGGAATACCAATTCAAAAATAGCTGTCCCTACTAGCATCAGTCGAGCTAGATATACCG CATTTGCCCTGAAGGAAAGATCCATTCCTGACTACGACGTCACTTTCGAGGCCCCTAAAGATATTCCAGGCAATACGAAGAAGCCTGAA atcaaaTTTCGGATCCCACGTTTTCAAATCTGCGATAGCTCCAGAGTTGAAGTGTTCGAGACCAAGAGTGCAATTGCTGATTCAATGGCGTCGAACGCCTTCAGTCAGACGACGGTCGAAGCCTCTGT AGGTGGCGGAGCATTCGGAGTTAGCGTTGGAGTCAAAGCTGGTGCCACGACCTCTGGGTCTAGCTCCTTTGCACAGTCGTCCTCTAAGGACGAAAGTCGTATGCATGTAGCTTACTTGGTCAGATCTTACCATACCTACTTAAAGGAACGGGGTATCTAA